In Lolium rigidum isolate FL_2022 chromosome 7, APGP_CSIRO_Lrig_0.1, whole genome shotgun sequence, the DNA window TAGAGCCACATCGTATAACTTTCAAAAACGACATGGGAGGGCCAACTGCCACCGACACAAAGTTTTCAGCACGCAAGCCGTACAGTCGGTCACCTCCCCTTCGCCATCCCCGCTACCGTTCACCATGGCTCCGCCTCCCCCACGTGTACCGAGGTTCCCTGCTGCCGCACCACTCATTTCCACTCCGGCGCGAGCCACCCCGCAACCAAATCAAGCTCCACGGAGCTCCACCGCCCCGAGAACCCGCCGATCGATTCGGCCTAGTGGAGGCCGTCGCCAGTGAGGGAGAAACTAAACATCTCCCCAGGTCCGTCAGCCAACCTTCACTACCCTGCCGACACCACCTTGCCTTCGCGTGCGTTAGAACACGACGACGGCACGCACCGGGACCGCGAGCTAATGTGGGCCCACCATCTACCACCACCGCGAGTTCGCGTGTCGTGATTGCCTTTTGACCTGATTGCCTTTTTTTATGTTGAAGGAgctatttgtaatttttttgttCCTCTTCGGATTTGGCAATCCGATTGTACCAAGGCTACCAAGGCACAATTTGGTTTGGATTGCTAGACCTTCTTTCCTATTACTATATTCAGTTTTTAGCAATTCATTATATGAAGGCAATTGGAGATGCTCTAGCACATGCTTGTTTACTTATCTCATATTTTCATCACAGGGGGTCTATGGATGAGAAGGATTTGGTATTCCTTCCAATTACCTTAAATACTCTTCCGAGATTGATGAAGAATTTTCAATCTAGGcaaaagagcatctccactcattggcgctccccacggcgaaatccggacgaaacaaccgccggattggacgaaattaagtcgtggggagtaccgtatttccagtcgtccacccggagttcggcggacatagtttaaattcaaacaaagcgtcgtcccgcgctacaagtacggccggttgatcggcaaaaggagcaaaaggatcagccacggatcggcgatcggagggaaattacacggaaacgaGGCTCATCGGCGGtctcggccggcacggcggtgtccgacggaccggtttcctcacacgccgtggccgagcgGCTGCGGCGGTCGATgacgagcggcggcggtggatgtCGAGCGGTGgcggtcgacgaggtagatggtgaggaagccgaggtaggagccggcggagacgacgaaggactggccggagtggctcCGAGGATGTCGGCTGCGGTGGCcacggtaccaattcctcgtatcctcgtccatcggttccatgttgccgccgcccatcgggaacgccaagtccgtgttcctcttcttcgccgccgccgtcgtcttcggcgAGGCGATCcgggacgccttggttggcgagcatctcccgccacctgccgtcgaacttgtcgttcctcccgtcggcgtgcgacctcaagtcggcccgagcacttgtcgatcgacgcccgcatcctgtcggcgggattgcccatctttttgagctctttgagcttcttcggccgagttcgggcgcccttccgccgcgccagccaccggagcgtcggggttgtactgctcggtcttgctcttcgagagggtcgtgcgggtttccttccacttctcgtagttctcgaggcgggcgtagacgttcaggaacttgaactgcatgccggtgtcgtccgtgtacatgtccaaagcacagcgcagctggggaaaaagagcacggcgatacgggtcagctcacgacgatgtaccttggtgatgcagggtcgacggagcataccttttgctccaagtcgtggccgctgatcggccgtttttccacctcctcctgtatgccgtgccatttgctgcacgccgtctgcatgatcccccaatgggtggccattgccttgtctccccggtacacgttcatgttcgtcttcttgaagtagggatcgacgagtttgcgttcgtcgtacgcctgcttcactcgaagaCAATATGTGTCGAATGACTGATTGACCccggttatgccgttcatggacacggtcatccaagcttcggcgaggcactcctcttccttcgccgcccatttgatacgcggttcggcaggcggcgagtccttcttcctcttcttcttccccttcgacaggttggcggcggcttgagttggctcttcttcttcttcttcttcttcttcttcttcttcttcttcttcttcgtcttcttcttcgacggcttggcttccgtcggccacatcctcaacatactcgttgcgcgccgcgacagctgccgttgccctcgcctcctcttgcgtgaagaaccccgggctcgcggcggcggccatgaagaaccccgggctcgcagcggcggccatggagccggaggtgatcatctcgtggatctcctcttcgttcggcgccgccatcgcaccgaacgggagcggccctcgtcgcatggccggcgaggtgccctcgagccggccgccgctgccgacgtcaagctcgggcggcgacggcgtgaacccggacggttggacgtaggcgccgtcTTGGAacatggcgggcggcggcgacgagtacatcgaaggggagaaggacgacgggaaactgcttgtaccttgcgccggccattggccggggaacatggcgccgccgccgccgctcatggccatgctgatcttcctcgcttgttcgtcctgggccgccgccgccgccctcttggcggtggcttttttcaccctctccgccctgccgcatGTTTcgacctcgcgccgtttctcgtccgccgcccgcgttcgtcatgcccggcggccgccccttcttcgcccgcggcttcctcgtcgtcgcctttggcggcattgtggtggacgagaagacgaggaggagagcggtggtggacgagaagacgccgccgggaactggaactggaagacgaggaggagaatggacaaattcggcgggagagaatggtgatatgcaagcaaattggagggaatggggatatgcaagcaaattggagggaaaatcgacaggatttggttttcctgtcgccgactacgcgggtccacactgacataggcatccccaatgggcctgccgaagatagtaccctgggtttactgaaggcccacgacccgaagaatatgaagattcggaagcccaagttgatattaaggaaagttagaattgtaatagagatgatgtttgtaatcttgcgggatgagttgtaaaccctcccggactctgtaacttgtacaagacGAATCTCTcgactccacctcttatataagggggagtcgagggacaaagaaagcatcgaatcattgtttcctaaaccctagttttcataatcgtcgagtacttttcggctgaaaccttcgagatctacttgccctctacttccaactaaaccctagtctacaacctgtaggcattgataagttaatcccttgtcacacacgacgtttcgcgccaaaatctttcgtccggagtccccgagagcgccccgggggaccggggatggcgtgggctcgccggatggatgaagggccaaatccggacgaaaacgaggaaccgggggcgcgactgggccgatttacgtcgtccggatggaaaaaacgtcgctcgggggcctcgtcggggagacgagtggagatgctctaaggagacTTGTAGAGATATCTTGGCATTATCCCCTCCTAACCATAATTAAACATACCATTGGACATTAGGCACATCTGCCTGACGACGGTTCGGCTGGCGATCTTCCGGTGAGGCATAGATGGTTTGGTGTTTGGTGTCGTTTGGGTGGGGCTCCTCGCCGCACCGGCGTGCGTTCTTTATAGACCGCAGCCTAGGCGGGAAACCCGGCTGGGCGCACGATGTTTTCTGGCCGAGGCGGGGAACATCCATGGCGTGCGCGTGAAACAGGAGCCACCGAGGGCGGGAACCAATCGGACGCGTCGGAATCATACACAGCGCGCACGAAACAAGAGTCGCCGAGGGCGGGAACCAACCGGACGCACGTGAATCATCCACGCCACGCACGTAAACGCCGACGACGTGTTTGGCGACGTCCCGACACCATTAACATATCATCATTGTTAGAGGTAGAACGTCAATCCTTGATAGTAGGCGGGGAATGTCAACATGTGTCGGGCCGCTCGATGCACCCCGACCTAAACGAACCGTGATCCATTATCTATTTGCGGGCGAACCCAAATAAATTAAAACAAACCGAATGAGTCGCCGTTTTGGATCGCCCTGATGGAGATGCCGATCAAAGCAACCCCATTCTAGCCCACACGATTATGTTGAATAATAAGCACGTACGCCTTGCTACTGGATGCATATGCATGTGTCATCCCCCTAGCTTACCTAGACACACGCTGCTCTCCTCTCCGTTGTTTAACATCGTCCGGTGAATGATGACCGATTGACTAGATAGGGATAGGATAGCGCGATCATGCTCCACTCGTTCAAACGTAGCACTAGTCTGGCAATAATTCACAGACACTTTAATTGCCGTCTTTAGGAGCAAGACAGAGACACTTTGCGTCGTTGCAGTTATGGTTGGAGAACGTCGGGTGCTTCAGTGCTTGGATATGCTGGCTCGGGCGGTTTTCACCCTTTGTTTACGACCAGTGGCAGGTGGCGGTACAACTAGTCCAAGGTTTGGGTTGTATCGTCACACAAAAGCGATACGAGAAGCCGAGTTGTGCACAACGCAACACTGGCTTTTGGATGAAGAAAACGCCACAAAAGCTAGGATCTTGTTGGCGCCATCTGTTTGGTGTTCAAGTAAACCTTTGAAAAAAACAGCGATGAACGACTGGTCACACACATCACCTTTCTTCCTCGAGCTTTTTTGTAtaacaattgtttagttgctcacCATGTCTACCACATGGTCTTCCTCGAGCTTTTTTTATTATTGCGCTTTCAGTAACTCGCAGGTGCCTTTGGGTCTGACGGGATCTGCTTCGTCAATCGATCCATACGAGCGCGTAGGTTGGGCTGGCTCAGCGTCATCCCCAGGGAGATGCTGTATGCCGATCTGCTCGGCACGGACCAGACGCCGCTCACCCCCAGATGGGTagtttgggccggcccaacatttcATTTcactttttctttatttgtttcgtttttttattttcttttctgccttttgttttttaCTTTTTTAAAATATCTCTTTTTAAAATTTGATTTTaataatttatatttttctaaaaaATATGTACAGAATTTAAGATgaacatttttaatttgaaattGTTTTAAAgtaacattttttaatttgaacaattttttagatttgaacaaattttgaattgaaaATTTTTAAGCTtgatttttttcttcaaatttgaacattttttaatttgaacatttcccaaatttgaacaattttatatttgaacattatTTAAATTTGATCATTTTTAAAATCTGTctatttttcaaatctgaaaaataaaagtaacaaaaaagaaatataaaaaacaagcgaaaaataaaagagaaaacaaaagcaggaaaaaaagaaactgaaaaggagaaacaaaaaagaacagaAAAAACAAAGAAAGAGGAAGCCGGTGTGAGGCACCTAGTGCAGTCCATCTGAAAAAATACTTGCAAGAGTGAATTCGAAAAATAAATTAATGGTTTACTATATGAATAGCCATCTCAAACAACCTCATTCGCCACAACATCGGTGACATGGATGTGTATGAGTTAtgtgcatagaaaaaaaaagaaacaagaacaattactgtttttttttgaggaaaaaaTTAGTCAATTGAAGCAACGATCATTCAATGGGGGGAAATGAAAGATGGTGAGAACGGAAGACTTTGTTACATAACTTTTGCATGTAAAGAGATATCAGGGTTACTACCAGCTACACGCGAGGGTATCAAAGCCAAACCAACACAGATTACATTTTTCGGAAGCACAGCAAAATATGGCATTTTCCACTTATACAAGTATACGAATACCACTGGAGTCAGCGCACGGCAGTACAAAATGTACACATATATAGAGTTCTGCACGGAGGCAACGATCACAATACTCACCTACCTGTGAGTGAAGTGGAGGTCATGGAGCAGAAACTGGTCTGCCCTCCGGTGAAGAGCAAACCAACGTGAGGCAGCTCGATCTCCGGCTGACTGCCAGACGGAGGCCAGACAAAGGCAGGCTTCACATACGGGGGTTCCGGCGGTGGCGTTCCACCCATCAAAACCTGCACCACCGTCCTCATAGAAGGCCTCTCCCTCGGGTTCGGGTGGCAGCACGCCACAGCCAACCTTACCGCGCAATCCACCTGCGCCTCATCATACACTCCACCAAGCACCGTGTCAGCAGCCGCCAAGACTTTGCCCTCGCCGTAATGCCTCCAGATCCAATCCACAATATACATAGCCTCCCGCGTCCTGCGTACAGCCTCATCCTGATTGCGGTAGGACACGGAGCTGCTCGGGCTCCTTCCACTGACCACCTCCATGACGAAGACTCCAAAAGCGTACACATCCGTGTCGAGGCTGGCACGGCCGGTGAAGAAGCTCTCATAGGCCATGTAGCCGCGAGTGCCAGCCACCGCCTGCGTGGAGTGGTGCGTGACACCGTCGTGCTGGATGACACGGGCGAGGCCAAAGTCGCCCAGCCGTGCGTTGTAGTCCTCATCAAGCATGACATTGCTGGCCTTGACATCCCTGTGCAGGATCCTCTTGCTGCTCCCATGGTGCAGGTAGTCCAGCGCCGATGCCACACCACATATTATCCTGTACCGTCGTTCCCATGTGAGCTCCAGAACACTCGTATCCGATGACAAGTTGCTCACTCTGGCACTGGCATACAAGAGCTTGTCCAGGCTGCCCATGGGAAAGTACTCGTAGATGAGGAGCAGCTCGGCCTCCTCGTGGCACCAGCCAATTAGCTTGACAAGGTTCCGGTGCGAGAGCTTGCTGATCGTGTTCACCTCCGCAACGAATTCCTGCTCTCCTCGGTCGGACTTGGCATTGTTCGTTGACACCCGCTTCACGGCCACCTCCAAGTTCATCCTACTGATGTAGCCAAGGTAAACGGTGCCAAAGCCACCTCTGCCAAGCTTACGGGTTGTACTGAAGTTGGCAGTAGCACGCCTGAGCTCCTTGAGCTTAAATTTGACTGGACCATGCACGTCGATCATTTTCTCCAGGTTGCGGTACGCAAGCCTTCTCTGCCGCGTTAGCCTTCTCCACATGAAGAGCACAGCGAACAAACAGAGGGAAAATATAGTCAAGACAATAAGAGCCAAAAGCACCTTTCTCCCATGTCCTCTTCCAACATTGTCTATTGTGGTGAAGTTCCATGACTTTATCTGGTTCAGTTGGGTGAAGTCGCCCGTGGAACCTGCAAATACTAGATGTATGTCGTCCAGTAGACCTAGTGATAGGTCAATGAGCCGACTTACTCCAGATACATGCTGCTGCCCACTTGTGCTATACTGGATTAGAGTTACTTCAAACAATAGTGTTGTACCATCGTATTTGATCCCGACCCATATATCAGACCCACTTGAGAGGGTGATGGACTGATTACTGAGTGGGCTCTGATCGACAGATTTGATGCTGTCGATGTCAATTCCGACATGGTTGCCGTCAAGGTCATCCTTGTAGCTCTTCCTGGTGTCGAATTCCACAGCTACTACTCGGTTTTCAAAGGCGCCATCTGTCTGGTTATTGAACATACCCAGCCACTGGCCACTGCTGTTGCTGGGCAAAGATGGATTATTTGTGAGAATGAAGGCCATACCTTCTCCAGCACTTCCATTCTGTGGGAGGATGTTCAGCACGAACTCTGTCCTGAACGACGTGAGTGACGTCCGCTTGCTGTTCCATAGCTTGAGGGTTTCCCTTGCATAGACCACTCTCCCAGACCGGTGGCTAATGTTTCCGGTATTCGGGGTGATATAAAGGGAGCCATTTGTGATTGATGAGCCTGGGCTGAAGCTGAAATCATCCTTTTGGCTTGTGTTGAAGTTGGGGTAAGTGAACTGCAGGCAACTGCAGGTTCTGCCTAGGATGACAACAGCTGCAGAAACTATACAGGAAAAGGTCAATATGTGGTTGGTATTAAGCACTGTCATGGCTAAATGGATCCTAGCTTCCTGCAACCTCTCCAAGGAAACATAAGAAGATGTGAGTTCATATGGTTTGAGTGCTTGGCTTCTTAACACTGAGGGAGGAGTTGACAAATATGATAGAGACATATAAGTATATAACCAATATCAATCTTCAGATACAGCTTGGGATAATAGTTCTGCAGCTGCAGAGAAACTGCCACTTTTAGATTAAGAACAGTTACATGCAAAATGTTTTGAGATATGATACCCGCCGGCAATATCTTTGACAACACGATCATATCTCCCTTGTTCTGGTAGAGATAGATTAAAATACGTGCATCTTGGAGGAAAAAGGAGACTGTTGAACAAGTTAGAACAGTGATGTTAACATATAAAACATTTAGAGGTGGAAGAAACTGACCAGTAACAACTTGATTGTGCCAGCTATGAACTTGGATAGAAATACCTTTCGTTTAACAATTCTTTGTTGATCAAGCTGCCCCGTCGATGCAGATCTTGTCTCCAAAGCTCTTACAACTTACAAGTGTACCAGGCGAGGTAGTCACAGGCATTGCTAATTCAAATTAATGTTATATATTTCGAAGAAAAGGGAAGTTCCTCTATCATAACAATTTCTTAGTGTCATGTAATTTGGTTAAATGCTATCTCTATGGGTAAGCATTCTCCTTGGTTGAGACCTTCTCAAGGAACAGAATAAGAAGCGCACAGATAGAAAATGAATCAACAAAATAATATCATGTTTCTCACATGCACACCTTTTACTGCCAGAAAATTGTAAACGCTGTGGTCTGAGGCCGAGACCATGGCACCAAACCGACAACCCAGGTATGCGGAACTGATGCCAAAGGCCTTGAAAGTAACCATGGTTGACGGCTTCAACGCCACTGACACCTCGTCCTGAAGTGACACAAATGCTGCCTTCAGTGCACGGGCCCCTTCCATCTACCAATGGGTCCAGTGATTCTACATT includes these proteins:
- the LOC124671867 gene encoding probable L-type lectin-domain containing receptor kinase S.5 yields the protein MTVLNTNHILTFSCIVSAAVVILGRTCSCLQFTYPNFNTSQKDDFSFSPGSSITNGSLYITPNTGNISHRSGRVVYARETLKLWNSKRTSLTSFRTEFVLNILPQNGSAGEGMAFILTNNPSLPSNSSGQWLGMFNNQTDGAFENRVVAVEFDTRKSYKDDLDGNHVGIDIDSIKSVDQSPLSNQSITLSSGSDIWVGIKYDGTTLLFEVTLIQYSTSGQQHVSGVSRLIDLSLGLLDDIHLVFAGSTGDFTQLNQIKSWNFTTIDNVGRGHGRKVLLALIVLTIFSLCLFAVLFMWRRLTRQRRLAYRNLEKMIDVHGPVKFKLKELRRATANFSTTRKLGRGGFGTVYLGYISRMNLEVAVKRVSTNNAKSDRGEQEFVAEVNTISKLSHRNLVKLIGWCHEEAELLLIYEYFPMGSLDKLLYASARVSNLSSDTSVLELTWERRYRIICGVASALDYLHHGSSKRILHRDVKASNVMLDEDYNARLGDFGLARVIQHDGVTHHSTQAVAGTRGYMAYESFFTGRASLDTDVYAFGVFVMEVVSGRSPSSSVSYRNQDEAVRRTREAMYIVDWIWRHYGEGKVLAAADTVLGGVYDEAQVDCAVRLAVACCHPNPRERPSMRTVVQVLMGGTPPPEPPYVKPAFVWPPSGSQPEIELPHVGLLFTGGQTSFCSMTSTSLTGR